The following is a genomic window from Pedobacter sp. KBS0701.
CTCGATTTAATCAATGGATAACTTTCAGTTTGCACGCGAATGCTAATCTTGTGCTGTAAATGACTGCTGTATTTTTCATTTCCAATTCCAGCTTTTTAAAATTTTCCTAATCAAATATTGAAGCAATATTCCTCGCAGAGACCAAAGGAAAGGGTCATTCCATTTCCACCTAATCCGTTAATGATCGTTACATTTTCTTCAGCCTTCAAAATAAGCTTTGTTTCTCCTCCCATCATTTTAGGATATATCAATGACGAAGATTAACTTAACTATCTAACTGTTTGAAGCGCCTTATCAAGTATGTCATCGTGTCCATTAATGAAATTACCAGGATCTGTGGTAACCTGAAGGTCTGGTGGAAAACCAATGCCTTCATACATCTTTCCATCTATGTATTTAAATGCTGCAGATGATGTATAAACAGATAAGATACCATATATTTCGAATGGTCCGGCATTGTAAACGCCATAATTTGTGATCGGTCCGGTAGCTCCCCAGGTTTGTTCCCCAATTATGCTGACATTGGGTAGACAGCGAAGCGCCATTGCCGCAGCTTCTGCTAATGAGACCGTGAAATGATCGGTAAGGACAATAATTGGCATAGCAAGTGATTCGCCATCCTGGTCAGGATTAATGGCAGCACTAATCCACGGTGTATAGTTTTTTCTTCCTCCGCCATTTTTATATCGTGTATAGCCGAAATTCAATCGTTTGTCAATGAAATGACCAACAAAGAAATTTAAATCCTCAATGTTTCCTCCCGGATTATTCCTAATATCAACAATAACAGCCGTTAAAAGTGATTTTTTTAACTTCAAACGATTAAAAAAATAGGATAGTGTTTCGGCAGCGGTGTTCTTTTCCTTGGATGTAAAAGCTTCTTTCAGCGAAAATAAATTACAATTAAAGTACAGGATTTGATTATTAATTAAGCCGCTGGTTACCTGCAATCTTTTGTTATCGCTGGTTATGAAATAACCTGATTTAAAGCCTTTATCCAAGTAAACCGTATCTATTGCAATGTAATTGTATGGTGTATGAAACTGCTTTGCCGCTATTTTTCTGGTAGCAGCAGGATAAATATAGCGGCCCGATAGCCCCATTAAATTGAAGTTTATGGTATAATGACCATCTGTTAAGCCTTGAGTGATTGACTCAAAGTAGCTAAAGGCTGTATTTAAATCATTATTATTGTTGGTTTTTAGGTTGGAAAATAAGGGCTGATATTTTTTGTACACATTATCCCAATTGGTCGTATCAATATCCCAGTAAACATAATTTGTACTCATTTGTGTCCAATAGCTTTTAAAAATCGCGTCAAAACTTTGAAGATTATTTTTCGGGGTTGAGACATCCATCTCTTTCTTGCAGCTTGACTCGGCAAATAACAGAGATAAAATTAAAACCAACCTGATTATACGATTCCTTATCATTTTCTTTTGACTAAATTATAGGTAATCCCTAAAGAGACCGATGTGGTTTGGTTATAACTGGTCATATTATAAGCTGGATTATTTTTTTGCCGGTTAGAAATTGCGTAAAAATATCTGCCTGCAATAAACCCATCCAACTGTTGAAAGAAGTTGAATTGTAGCCCTAAACCGCCTACATAACCAAAATCGAATCGTTGATCTTTTTGCTTATCAAACCTATAGCTCTGACTGTAGGGAACTAAGTTAAATTCTTGACCATGCTGATTTTTAGCGCTGTTTACTGAGAATATATCCGGCACGGTACCCTCAATTTTGCTGTTTACCCAATAATCACCAAAGATACCAGCGTCAAAAAAATACTTCAATCTTTTTCCGGTAACCGCATGCAAGGTTAATGGAATCTGTAAATACTTATTGCTATGATGTGTATAAATGCCCGCAAGTGAGTCTGTTCGACTAACGCTGTAATTCTTTTCAATAAGGCCTGGCATTGTTTCAATAGCTATTATATGACCTAATCTAAATTGAATTCTTGACGCAAAATAGTAACCATTTTGGGCATCAACACGTGTTGAAACTTTACTGAGGTCATTCGTTTTTAGAAAGTTACGGCTGACTCCTGCTTCAAAGCCCAACAATTGCTGGGCTTTTGAAGTAAGAGAAAATGATATTAATAATACAACAGTAATACCTTTGGATAGCCTCATTAGCCAGATTCTAGAATAACTTAATTGTACACATCATGGATCTAATCGATTATTCCATTTTGAAATAAAACTGGTCTATCCTAGTTTTAGGTATGACAAAAATAAAAAAATAGCCTTTTGAACTCATGAAACTCAAAAATCAAGATCTATAATTTTTAGTTAATTGTTGACCAAGTTGGCAACAAAACTCTTCACGATCAGCGAAGATGGAGCGCCATTATTTGGCACTACATTAAAGGAAACCCTTACGGCGACCTGCGTATTATTAACGGGTAAACTATGCTCCGCCAAATATTGTAAAGTAACTGACGATCCAGTATAAACGGAAAGTGAGCCAATGTTTTCATGTGTAGCATTAGCATTAAAGTTATAACCTGTATTTGGGTTTATCATCACCACCTGACAGGTTAAATTCTGAATGCTGGCGCCTGTTGCACTTGAATTAATAACAGATGTGTTTTGTTGAACTAAGCTATTAAAAATTGACGAGTTAACGGTATACTGTATGGAGTATTGGTTGTAAGGGATATTTTGACCACCTTCATTTACCAAAACCGATTGTCTGGTTGTGTGGACGTTTACAGTAGGTCTTGCACTCAAGTTAAATACGCCAAGCGGATGACCAATTAATGGAACCGGAGCACCTATTGTATTTGCAACAGTTTGACCTGGAAACACCAGGCTATTAGGAACTAATGGCTGGCTTCCTGATAATGTTCCGTTTAGTGATATGGTAGAATTCATTTTCAAATCTACTTCCTGCGAGTTGTTACTATTTCCACCGAAGATACCGCTTAGAAAGCCCGTTACGTTACCGGCTAAACCGCCGGCTGCCGCGCCACCTAAACCTGACAAAAATGTTCCCGATGCTGCTCCAGCTGTTGCAACGGTTCCGTAAATTTCTGCCGCTCCGACAATACCGTTGATCAATGTGCCTGCCAAATCAAAGCCGCTTGAGGGTTGAGTAATATTACCGTTTAAGGTACCGACATTGGTTCCGTTCAATGCTATTTGAGAAATGTTTACTGTCTTTGAATTCCACGTAAATCCTAAATGCGGATAAGTAGTATCTGCAAATGCAGGATCATAGCCTATTTCATACTGCATAGAATACCAGCCTCCGCCTACAGCTACACCCTGATTATTTGTTTTTACAAACGATGGTGTGCTTATATTAGGATCAACAATGTCAACCCCATCAAAATTCAACATTTTAGACGATGTGCTATTATCTGAGTAAGTGCTTAAACCATGTTCGATGCTAGAACTGTTTCCAAACAGTCCTGTAGGTATATAAAGATAATACCTTATTATGCCGCGATAGCGGTTATAAAGGGCAA
Proteins encoded in this region:
- a CDS encoding outer membrane beta-barrel protein, with amino-acid sequence MRLSKGITVVLLISFSLTSKAQQLLGFEAGVSRNFLKTNDLSKVSTRVDAQNGYYFASRIQFRLGHIIAIETMPGLIEKNYSVSRTDSLAGIYTHHSNKYLQIPLTLHAVTGKRLKYFFDAGIFGDYWVNSKIEGTVPDIFSVNSAKNQHGQEFNLVPYSQSYRFDKQKDQRFDFGYVGGLGLQFNFFQQLDGFIAGRYFYAISNRQKNNPAYNMTSYNQTTSVSLGITYNLVKRK
- a CDS encoding S41 family peptidase gives rise to the protein MIRNRIIRLVLILSLLFAESSCKKEMDVSTPKNNLQSFDAIFKSYWTQMSTNYVYWDIDTTNWDNVYKKYQPLFSNLKTNNNNDLNTAFSYFESITQGLTDGHYTINFNLMGLSGRYIYPAATRKIAAKQFHTPYNYIAIDTVYLDKGFKSGYFITSDNKRLQVTSGLINNQILYFNCNLFSLKEAFTSKEKNTAAETLSYFFNRLKLKKSLLTAVIVDIRNNPGGNIEDLNFFVGHFIDKRLNFGYTRYKNGGGRKNYTPWISAAINPDQDGESLAMPIIVLTDHFTVSLAEAAAMALRCLPNVSIIGEQTWGATGPITNYGVYNAGPFEIYGILSVYTSSAAFKYIDGKMYEGIGFPPDLQVTTDPGNFINGHDDILDKALQTVR